In one Aquila chrysaetos chrysaetos chromosome 24, bAquChr1.4, whole genome shotgun sequence genomic region, the following are encoded:
- the PTGES gene encoding prostaglandin E synthase — protein sequence MMENKVFMSFTFYSTILILKMYVVAIITGQVRLRKKAFANPEDALRNGGLQYYREDPDVERCRRAHCNDMENIFPFLFLGAIYSLLDPSPAVARIHFFIFCMGRIVHTIAYLLQLKAPTRSVAYSVAQLPCFSMALQILLAATPYCCFLLSTAAEPCAAWISWCLQKALEMSRVALNTPPPGEYRCSAVSPESHHVGEERLGPGYHRMTNPREVFCHVAVLKCQGLVQATAVCNGAALWRTRQEEASAVQCLLHPLRAMQSFTTITGGIQKEQKINPPSTYPKH from the exons atgatggaaaacaaagtatttatgTCATTTACGTTCTACAGCAcaatcttgattttaaaaatgtatgtcgTTGCCATCATTACAGGACAAGTAAGACTCAGAAAGAAG GCATTTGCAAACCCAGAGGACGCACTGCGCAATGGGGGGCTGCAGTACTACCGTGAGGACCCTGATGTGGAGCGGTGCCGCAG GGCCCACTGCAACGACATGGAGaacatctttcctttcctcttccttggaGCCATCTACTCCTTGCTGGACCCCAGTCCCGCAGTGGCCAGGATCCacttcttcatcttctgcatGGGGCGCATCGTCCACACCATCGCCTACCTCCTGCAGCTGAAGGCACCCACGCGCTCTGTGGCCTACAGCGTGGCACAGCTGCCCTGCTTCTCCATGGCTCTGCAGATCCTCCTCGCTGCCACCCCGTACTG ctgtttcctGCTGTCCACTGCTGCCGAGCCATGTGCAGCCTGGATTAGCTGGTGTTTGCAGAAAGCTCTGGAAATGAGCAGAGTGGCTttgaacaccccccccccaggagaaTACCGCTGCTCTGCGGTGTCGCCTGAAAGCCATCATGTTGGAGAGGAAAGGCTGGGACCAGGGTATCACAGGATGACAAACCCTCGTGAGGTCTTCTGCCACGTGGCTGTTCTGAAGTGCCAAGGGCTGGTCCAGGCAACAGCAGTGTGCAATGGAGCAGCCCTATGGAGGACAAGGCAGGAGGAAGCCTCTGCTGTTCAGTGTCTCCTCCATCCTCTGAGAGCAATGCAGAGTTTTACTACGATCACAGGGGGAAtccagaaagagcagaaaataaatcccCCTTCCACCTATCCTAAGCACTAA